A portion of the Cryptomeria japonica chromosome 5, Sugi_1.0, whole genome shotgun sequence genome contains these proteins:
- the LOC131056551 gene encoding embryo-specific protein ATS3B gives MFSFILVSQIFSICKKMARKMCRRVECMAFLLLILAPFHTLPAKGEECSYLLEVQTSRGIFDPGTDDHVRVRFGDKGFYDENKVEVLEQYLSQSMNEGNKKPFMKGKTDKFTLTGPCVKDNLCYVYFKVEGTDNWRVNHAKIQHIHGTDTFHFNKKLPQNTWYGREYCNENSEMIASVAAQKDAIEQVDKKGKRRIKKAKV, from the exons ATGTTCAGTTTCATTCTGGTTTCACAAATATTCAGCATTTGTAAGAAAATGGCAAGAAAGATGTGCAGAAGGGTTGAATGCATggcttttcttcttcttattttggctccatttcacacTCTCCCTGCAAAG GGAGAAGAGTGCTCCTATCTATTAGAGGTGCAGACATCACGTGGTATATTCGATCCAGGGACAGATGACCATGTCCGTGTGAGATTTGGGGACAAAGGCTTTTATGACGAAAACAAAGTTGAGGTGCTAGAACAGTATCTTAGCCAGTCCATGAACGAAGGCAACAAGAAGCCCTTCATGAAGGGCAAAACCGATAAGTTCACCTTAACTGGGCCTTGTGTGAAGGACAATTTGTGCTATGTATATTTTAAGGTAGAGGGCACTGATAATTGGCGGGTTAATCATGCCAAAATTCAGCATATCCACGGTACAGATACATTCCACTTCAATAAGAAGCTTCCACAGAATACTTGGTACGGACGTGAATACTGCAATGAGAATTCAGAGATGATTGCTTCCGTGGCGGCTCAGAAGGATGCAATTGAGCAAGTGGATAAGAAGGGTAAACGGAGAATAAAAAAGGCAAAGGTATAA